Proteins from one Nitrobacteraceae bacterium AZCC 2146 genomic window:
- a CDS encoding flagellar basal body rod protein FlgG (product_source=COG4786; cog=COG4786) produces MMTAQRAFQGVSSLIESSEGTMQNAIRTLGEPSKS; encoded by the coding sequence ATGATGACCGCGCAGCGCGCCTTCCAGGGCGTGAGTTCGCTGATCGAGAGCTCCGAGGGCACAATGCAGAACGCCATTCGTACGCTTGGCGAGCCGTCGAAGTCATGA
- a CDS encoding benzoyl-CoA 2,3-dioxygenase component A (product_source=KO:K15511; cath_funfam=2.40.30.10,3.30.70.20,3.40.50.80; cog=COG0369,COG1145; ko=KO:K15511; pfam=PF00037,PF00175,PF00970; superfamily=52343,54862,63380; tigrfam=TIGR03224) translates to MNTHVAPLKQHLIDPEICIRCNTCEESCPVDAVTHDDNNYVVNAEICNYCMDCISPCPTGAIDNWRVVAVPYSLDEQYSWSDLPAQQEIESGGAAGETIEALEDEIDALLEEARKGLGGKPVAPLSSSKASVNIYNRGKPALATVTGNFRLTHADADSDVRHIILDLGDLPFPVLEGQSIGIITPGLAADGKPHQVRLYSIASSRDGEKPNANNLALTVKREPGGVCSNYLCDLSRGAKVEITGPFGATFLLPNDPAANIFMVCTGTGSAPFRGFTERRRRAMPGAPGRLLLFFGARRPEELPYFGPLQKVPEKLLGKHFCYSRVPGEPRVYVQDRIRSEAAVVTALLNDEHTHIYICGLKGMESGVEQAFSDVCRAASIDWSDLKGLMRANGRYHVETY, encoded by the coding sequence ATGAACACGCACGTCGCTCCCCTCAAACAGCATCTGATCGATCCCGAAATCTGCATCAGGTGCAATACCTGCGAGGAGAGTTGCCCGGTCGATGCGGTGACGCACGACGACAACAATTACGTCGTCAACGCGGAAATCTGCAACTACTGCATGGACTGCATCTCTCCATGCCCGACCGGCGCGATCGACAACTGGCGCGTGGTCGCCGTCCCCTATTCGCTCGACGAACAGTACTCCTGGAGCGATCTGCCCGCTCAGCAGGAGATTGAGAGCGGCGGCGCAGCCGGCGAAACCATCGAAGCGCTGGAAGATGAGATCGATGCTCTGCTGGAGGAAGCCCGTAAAGGTCTTGGCGGCAAACCGGTGGCGCCGCTTTCTTCGAGCAAGGCGTCGGTCAACATCTACAATCGCGGCAAGCCGGCTTTGGCGACGGTGACGGGAAATTTCCGGCTGACCCATGCGGATGCCGATTCGGACGTCCGGCACATCATCCTGGATTTAGGCGATCTGCCATTTCCCGTGCTGGAAGGCCAGAGCATCGGCATCATCACGCCAGGGTTGGCGGCCGACGGCAAGCCACACCAGGTCCGCCTTTACTCGATCGCCAGTTCACGCGACGGCGAAAAGCCGAACGCCAACAATCTCGCGCTGACCGTGAAGCGCGAACCTGGCGGGGTGTGCTCGAACTATCTGTGCGATCTGTCGCGTGGGGCAAAGGTTGAGATCACCGGCCCGTTCGGCGCGACCTTCCTGCTGCCGAACGATCCTGCCGCGAATATCTTCATGGTCTGCACCGGCACAGGCTCGGCGCCGTTCCGCGGTTTCACCGAGCGCCGCCGCCGCGCCATGCCGGGCGCGCCCGGCCGGTTGCTGTTGTTCTTCGGCGCGCGCCGCCCGGAGGAACTGCCGTATTTCGGGCCGCTGCAGAAGGTGCCGGAGAAGTTGCTCGGCAAGCATTTTTGCTATTCGCGGGTACCCGGCGAGCCACGTGTCTACGTGCAAGACCGGATCCGCAGCGAGGCTGCCGTCGTCACAGCCCTCCTGAATGACGAGCATACCCACATCTACATCTGCGGCCTCAAGGGAATGGAGAGCGGCGTCGAACAGGCATTTTCTGATGTGTGTCGCGCCGCCTCGATCGATTGGTCTGATTTAAAAGGTCTGATGCGCGCGAACGGGCGCTATCACGTCGAAACTTACTGA
- a CDS encoding benzoyl-CoA 2,3-dioxygenase component B (product_source=KO:K15512; ko=KO:K15512; superfamily=47240; tigrfam=TIGR03225): MNIMNVDYSTKIPNNVNLTEDRQVLKALEGWHPGYLDWWNDMGPEGFQDSLVYLRTAISVDPKGWAKFDYVRMPEYRWGVLLAPQDESRKVNFGQHMGEPAWQEVPGEYRAMLRRLVVIQGDTEPASVEQQRHLGKTAPSLYDLRNLFQVNVEEGRHLWAMVYLLQKYFGRDGREEADDLLRRRSGDADAPRMLGAFNEATPDWLSFFMFTFFTDRDGKMQLESLAQSGFDPLSRTCRFMLTEEAHHMFVGETGVGRVLQRTCEAMKAAGIEDPNAIEKIRALGVIDLPTMQKKMNLHYSLSLDLFGSEVSTNAANFYNSGLKGRFQETRIEDDHRLTSDIYQVLKFVDGEIKLVDEPALTALNMRLRDDYTADCAKGVERWNKIIEKAGVNFRFELPHTAFHRQIGEFRDVNATPKGIILSDADWAKAKGEYLPSNEDGDFISSLMTPVSEPGRFAGWISAPKVGIDNKPGDFEYVKIAA, translated from the coding sequence ATGAACATCATGAATGTCGACTACAGCACCAAGATTCCCAACAACGTAAATCTCACGGAGGATCGCCAGGTGCTGAAGGCGCTGGAAGGATGGCATCCCGGCTATCTCGACTGGTGGAACGATATGGGCCCGGAAGGTTTTCAGGATTCGCTGGTTTATCTGCGCACCGCAATCAGCGTCGATCCGAAAGGCTGGGCCAAGTTCGACTACGTGCGCATGCCGGAATATCGCTGGGGCGTGCTGCTGGCGCCGCAGGACGAGAGCCGCAAGGTTAATTTCGGTCAACACATGGGCGAGCCGGCGTGGCAGGAAGTCCCGGGTGAATACCGTGCGATGTTGCGGCGCTTGGTGGTGATTCAGGGCGATACCGAACCGGCGTCCGTCGAACAGCAGCGCCACCTCGGCAAGACCGCACCATCGCTCTACGACCTGCGCAACCTGTTCCAGGTCAACGTCGAGGAAGGCCGCCATCTGTGGGCGATGGTCTATTTGCTGCAGAAGTATTTCGGTCGCGACGGCCGCGAGGAGGCCGACGATCTGCTGCGCCGCCGCTCTGGCGACGCCGACGCGCCGCGCATGCTGGGTGCCTTCAACGAGGCGACGCCGGATTGGCTGTCGTTCTTCATGTTCACCTTCTTCACTGACCGCGACGGCAAGATGCAGCTCGAGAGCCTTGCGCAATCCGGCTTCGATCCGCTGTCGCGCACCTGCCGCTTCATGCTGACCGAGGAGGCGCATCACATGTTCGTCGGCGAAACCGGCGTCGGCCGCGTCCTGCAGCGTACCTGTGAGGCGATGAAGGCCGCGGGGATCGAGGATCCCAACGCGATCGAAAAGATCCGCGCGCTCGGTGTCATCGACCTGCCGACCATGCAGAAGAAGATGAACCTGCATTATTCGCTGTCGCTGGACCTGTTCGGCTCCGAAGTCTCCACCAATGCCGCCAATTTCTATAATTCGGGATTGAAGGGGCGTTTCCAGGAGACCAGGATCGAGGACGATCATCGGTTGACCAGCGACATCTATCAGGTGCTGAAGTTCGTCGATGGCGAGATCAAGCTGGTGGACGAGCCGGCGCTGACCGCGCTCAACATGCGGCTGCGCGACGACTATACCGCCGATTGCGCCAAGGGCGTCGAGCGCTGGAACAAGATCATCGAGAAAGCCGGCGTCAACTTCCGCTTCGAGTTGCCACACACCGCGTTCCATCGTCAGATCGGGGAATTCCGCGACGTCAATGCAACGCCGAAAGGCATTATTCTTAGCGATGCGGACTGGGCGAAGGCCAAGGGAGAATATCTGCCGTCGAACGAGGACGGTGATTTCATCTCGTCGCTGATGACGCCGGTCAGCGAGCCCGGACGGTTCGCGGGCTGGATCTCGGCGCCGAAGGTCGGCATCGATAACAAGCCCGGAGATTTTGAGTATGTGAAGATCGCAGCTTGA
- a CDS encoding flagellum-specific ATP synthase (product_source=KO:K02412; cath_funfam=3.40.50.300; cog=COG1157; ko=KO:K02412; pfam=PF00006,PF18269; smart=SM00382; superfamily=52540; tigrfam=TIGR03498), with product MNALERIEFTLASLRKDVPPVRVGGIVSEVAPTHYRVSGLSRFVKLGELLGLEIEGQVHLGEIVRIDGDGVTAKPFDSHVAAGLGLVAYRLPPKTFSPHPSWKGRVINALGEPLDGEGALPVGERVMSTDAGPPPAMSRARVRAPLRTGVRVIDLFTPLCIGQRIGIFAGSGVGKTTLLSMLAQSSGFDTVVTALVGERGREVREFLEESLVRHKSRAITVVSTSDESPMMRRLAAKTATTIAEYFRDRGESVLLIVDSVTRFAHAAREVALATGEPAIARGYAPSVFSDLPRLLERSGPGTDGKGSITGIFAVLVDGDDHNEPVADTVRSTLDGHIVLDREVGDQGRFPAVNVLSSVSRLAQHVWSPEENNLVRKLRAMIARYEDTRDLRLMGGYQPGRDNELDQAVQLVPNIYDVMRQAPSDPACTEPF from the coding sequence ATGAACGCGCTCGAACGAATCGAATTCACGCTGGCGTCGCTGCGCAAGGACGTGCCTCCGGTACGGGTTGGCGGCATCGTTTCAGAAGTCGCGCCAACACACTATCGGGTGTCGGGCCTGTCGCGCTTTGTGAAACTGGGCGAATTGCTCGGGCTGGAGATCGAGGGTCAGGTGCATCTCGGCGAAATCGTCCGGATCGACGGCGACGGGGTCACCGCCAAGCCATTCGATTCGCATGTCGCGGCCGGCCTCGGTCTTGTGGCCTATCGCCTGCCGCCCAAGACCTTTTCGCCTCATCCCAGCTGGAAAGGTCGCGTCATCAACGCGCTCGGCGAACCGCTCGATGGCGAAGGCGCGTTGCCAGTCGGCGAGCGGGTCATGTCGACCGATGCCGGCCCTCCGCCGGCGATGAGCCGCGCGCGCGTGCGTGCGCCGTTGCGGACGGGCGTGCGCGTCATCGATCTTTTTACACCGCTGTGTATCGGCCAGAGAATCGGCATTTTCGCAGGCTCGGGCGTGGGTAAAACAACCTTGCTCTCCATGCTGGCCCAAAGTTCGGGATTCGACACGGTGGTGACAGCTCTGGTCGGTGAACGCGGCCGCGAGGTCCGCGAGTTCCTGGAAGAGTCGCTGGTTCGCCATAAATCTCGCGCCATCACGGTGGTTTCAACCAGTGACGAAAGCCCGATGATGCGACGTCTGGCGGCCAAAACCGCCACGACAATCGCTGAATACTTTCGGGACCGCGGCGAATCGGTGCTGCTGATTGTCGACTCCGTGACGCGATTTGCCCATGCGGCCCGCGAGGTTGCGCTGGCGACCGGCGAACCCGCGATTGCGCGCGGCTATGCGCCGAGCGTCTTCAGCGACCTGCCACGCCTGCTGGAGCGATCCGGTCCGGGCACCGATGGCAAAGGTTCCATCACCGGCATCTTCGCCGTCCTCGTGGACGGCGACGACCACAACGAGCCGGTGGCGGATACGGTGCGCAGCACCCTCGACGGCCACATCGTGCTCGATCGGGAAGTGGGCGACCAGGGACGTTTTCCGGCCGTCAACGTGCTGTCATCCGTGTCGCGCCTGGCCCAACACGTCTGGTCGCCGGAAGAGAACAATCTGGTCCGCAAGTTGCGCGCCATGATCGCCCGTTACGAGGATACGCGCGATCTTCGCCTGATGGGGGGCTATCAGCCGGGCCGCGACAACGAACTCGATCAGGCGGTGCAACTGGTGCCGAATATCTACGACGTGATGCGGCAAGCGCCATCGGACCCGGCCTGCACGGAACCGTTCTAG
- a CDS encoding feruloyl-CoA synthase (product_source=KO:K12508; cath_funfam=2.30.38.10,3.40.50.980; cog=COG1022; ko=KO:K12508; pfam=PF00501; superfamily=56801), translating into MLLASEDACDSGDDLFLKPGVTSERRPDGSIILRSTTPLRPFARCVGDWLEHWAGQVPDKIFLAERSGVDLPWKTLSYAETLRKVRSVGAWILAQGMSAQRPFAVLSDNSIEHAVLALAAMHVGVPVAAVSPAYSLVSKDFEKLRSTVALLDPGAIYVSNLGAFGPALAAIRSLHTGTVISGDASGDATSFGDVAATPVNAAVDEAFAAIDADTIAKFLFTSGSTGAPKAVINTQRMLTSSQQAKAQTWPFLDTPQTDLVILDWLPWSHTFGANHNFNMVLRNGGTLYIDSGKPAPGLFATSLANLRSVMPTVYFNVPRGFDMLIGALREDEALRLRFFTEVKFVFYAGAALPQSLWVALEDLSIKTVGRAMPMVSAWGSTETSPLATDCHFQARRSGNIGVPTPGTELKLVPSDDKLEVRVRGPNVTPGYWKAPELTAKAFDAEGFYLIGDAVALADSERPELGLFFDGRIAEDFKLTSGTWVNVGTLRVAGISALSPLVQDIVVAGHGGDEVRFLLIPNIAACRLASRLPDTADIGDVLRSEGVRAAIAQGLARLKATGGGSSTHATRALLLAEPPSVDAGEITDKGYVNQRAILARRAADVAELEDDASRRWIGCPEAGKLVTAGARAHLA; encoded by the coding sequence ATGCTTTTGGCGAGCGAGGACGCATGCGATTCTGGTGATGATCTCTTCCTGAAGCCGGGCGTAACGTCCGAACGGCGACCCGACGGTTCGATCATTCTGCGGTCGACGACGCCGTTGCGGCCTTTCGCGCGCTGTGTCGGCGACTGGCTCGAACACTGGGCAGGGCAGGTGCCGGACAAGATCTTTCTCGCCGAGCGGTCAGGCGTGGACCTTCCCTGGAAGACGCTGAGCTACGCCGAAACGCTGCGCAAGGTACGCTCCGTGGGTGCCTGGATCCTGGCCCAAGGCATGAGCGCGCAGCGCCCGTTCGCCGTGCTCTCGGATAACAGTATCGAGCACGCGGTGCTTGCTCTTGCTGCCATGCATGTCGGCGTCCCCGTTGCCGCGGTGTCGCCGGCCTATTCGCTGGTGTCGAAGGACTTCGAGAAGCTCCGCAGCACGGTCGCGTTGCTCGATCCCGGCGCGATCTATGTCTCGAACCTCGGCGCATTCGGGCCGGCGCTGGCAGCGATCAGATCTCTGCATACAGGAACCGTCATCAGCGGCGATGCGAGCGGCGACGCGACATCCTTTGGCGATGTTGCAGCCACGCCCGTCAATGCCGCGGTTGACGAGGCTTTTGCAGCTATCGATGCAGACACGATTGCAAAATTTCTCTTCACGTCGGGATCGACGGGGGCGCCGAAGGCGGTGATCAATACCCAGCGCATGTTGACCTCCAGCCAGCAGGCGAAGGCTCAGACCTGGCCGTTTCTCGACACGCCGCAGACCGATCTCGTTATTCTCGATTGGCTGCCGTGGAGCCACACGTTCGGAGCCAACCACAATTTCAATATGGTGCTGCGCAATGGCGGGACGCTGTACATCGATAGCGGAAAGCCGGCGCCCGGCCTGTTTGCGACGTCTTTGGCTAATCTGCGCAGCGTGATGCCGACGGTCTATTTCAATGTACCGCGCGGCTTCGACATGCTGATCGGAGCCCTGCGCGAAGATGAGGCCTTGCGGCTCCGCTTCTTTACCGAAGTCAAGTTTGTCTTCTATGCCGGCGCAGCGTTGCCGCAAAGTCTTTGGGTGGCGTTGGAGGATCTTTCGATCAAGACGGTCGGCCGTGCGATGCCCATGGTCTCTGCCTGGGGATCCACAGAGACCTCGCCATTGGCTACGGATTGTCATTTCCAGGCGCGACGTTCCGGCAATATCGGCGTGCCGACCCCCGGTACCGAACTCAAGCTGGTGCCGTCAGATGACAAGCTCGAAGTGCGAGTGCGCGGACCCAACGTCACGCCGGGATATTGGAAGGCGCCGGAGCTGACCGCGAAGGCGTTCGACGCGGAAGGCTTCTACCTGATCGGAGATGCCGTGGCCTTGGCAGATTCGGAGCGTCCGGAGCTAGGATTGTTCTTCGACGGCCGGATCGCCGAGGACTTCAAACTGACGTCCGGAACCTGGGTCAATGTCGGCACGTTGCGCGTCGCCGGGATTTCTGCGCTGTCGCCGTTGGTACAGGACATCGTGGTTGCCGGTCACGGTGGCGACGAGGTGCGCTTTCTACTGATTCCGAATATTGCAGCGTGTCGTCTGGCGTCGCGTCTGCCGGATACGGCCGATATCGGCGATGTGCTCCGCAGCGAAGGCGTCCGCGCTGCGATTGCGCAGGGGCTTGCAAGACTTAAAGCCACGGGCGGTGGATCGTCGACCCACGCGACCCGCGCGCTTTTGTTGGCTGAGCCGCCGTCTGTGGATGCCGGCGAGATCACCGACAAGGGCTACGTCAATCAACGTGCGATCCTTGCGCGCCGCGCGGCCGACGTCGCTGAACTTGAAGATGATGCCTCACGCCGGTGGATCGGCTGTCCTGAAGCCGGCAAGCTCGTGACCGCGGGCGCTCGGGCGCACCTCGCGTAA
- a CDS encoding hypothetical protein (product_source=Hypo-rule applied): MSIDSKSWAEKFVAELTVDGERVPFERVLAHHLDEVTKLRATSGLTWRSMASLLARAGARRADGGPISADQLRVGYARLARRGEKASEHGNPQGGD; this comes from the coding sequence ATGAGTATCGATTCGAAATCTTGGGCTGAGAAGTTCGTTGCTGAGTTGACTGTTGATGGTGAGCGCGTGCCGTTCGAGCGCGTGCTGGCTCACCATCTCGACGAGGTCACCAAGCTCCGCGCCACGTCGGGTCTCACGTGGCGCAGCATGGCATCCCTCCTCGCTCGCGCCGGAGCGCGGCGAGCTGATGGCGGTCCGATATCGGCGGATCAATTAAGGGTTGGCTACGCCAGATTGGCGCGCCGAGGGGAAAAAGCCTCGGAGCATGGTAATCCGCAAGGCGGCGACTGA